A genomic window from Brevibacillus agri includes:
- a CDS encoding VOC family protein, with protein MRISLASIFVDDQNKAHKFYTDVLGFVTKMDIPMGGVKWLTVVSPEDPDGVQLVLEPNTNPAALAYQKAIFEQNIPATAFEVSDVHKEYERLTKLGVVFTKAPTEAGDVTLAVLDDTCGNLIQIYQMS; from the coding sequence ATGCGAATCAGCTTGGCGAGTATTTTTGTAGACGATCAGAACAAGGCGCACAAGTTTTACACGGACGTCCTCGGGTTCGTGACCAAAATGGATATTCCAATGGGCGGGGTCAAATGGTTGACGGTGGTGTCTCCGGAAGACCCGGATGGTGTGCAACTCGTTTTGGAGCCAAACACGAATCCTGCGGCTTTGGCCTACCAAAAAGCCATTTTTGAGCAAAACATCCCGGCGACGGCGTTTGAAGTGAGCGACGTTCACAAGGAGTACGAGCGGCTGACCAAGCTCGGCGTCGTCTTTACGAAGGCGCCGACGGAAGCCGGAGACGTGACCTTGGCTGTATTGGACGATACGTGCGGCAATCTGATCCAAATTTATCAAATGTCTTGA
- a CDS encoding threonine aldolase family protein gives MGAQKTLLQAFNQTTYQVAGHSKRDIRQLQRIFQEVDGDLAADVYGSGEVIDNFQNKMAKYLGKESAVFFPSGTMAQQIAMRIWCDAKGIRKVAYHPLCHLEIHEEDGLRKLHQIEPVLLADKDRVISLADVLGMNEEIACLLLELPQREIGGQLPPYEELEAISHYCREKGIRLHMDGARLLETLPYYQKTAAEVCALFDSVYISVYKGIGGIAGAILAGDAAFTKEAIVWKRRHGGDLISLYPYIIPADVCFEARKDKFAEYYEQAKELAGLYNQCHGISTRPTVPVSNMFHVHISLPKERLEPILLAVCEETGVGLSHYVREVDEATSYYEVSLGDRYATIPKEKLQNVFQVLDQKLREALQA, from the coding sequence ATGGGCGCTCAAAAAACGCTGCTGCAAGCTTTCAATCAAACGACCTATCAAGTCGCAGGGCACAGCAAGAGGGACATCCGTCAATTGCAGCGCATTTTTCAAGAGGTGGACGGCGATCTGGCTGCGGATGTGTACGGATCGGGAGAAGTCATCGACAACTTTCAAAACAAGATGGCGAAATATTTGGGCAAAGAATCGGCCGTCTTTTTCCCGAGCGGCACGATGGCCCAGCAAATCGCCATGCGCATCTGGTGCGACGCGAAAGGAATCCGCAAAGTGGCCTACCACCCGCTCTGCCATCTGGAGATTCACGAGGAGGACGGGCTGCGGAAGCTGCATCAGATCGAGCCTGTGCTGCTTGCCGACAAAGACCGGGTGATCTCGCTTGCGGACGTTCTGGGCATGAACGAAGAGATCGCCTGCCTGCTGCTGGAACTGCCCCAGCGCGAGATCGGCGGACAGTTGCCGCCGTATGAAGAGCTGGAAGCGATCTCCCACTACTGTCGGGAAAAAGGCATTCGCCTGCACATGGATGGGGCGAGGCTTTTGGAAACGTTGCCGTACTACCAGAAAACAGCCGCCGAGGTCTGCGCCTTGTTCGACAGTGTCTACATTTCCGTCTACAAAGGGATCGGCGGCATTGCCGGAGCGATTTTGGCAGGGGACGCCGCTTTCACGAAGGAAGCGATTGTCTGGAAAAGACGGCATGGCGGCGATTTAATCAGCCTGTATCCGTACATCATTCCGGCTGACGTCTGCTTCGAGGCGAGAAAGGACAAGTTCGCCGAGTATTACGAGCAGGCCAAGGAGCTTGCCGGATTGTACAACCAGTGCCACGGCATTTCCACGCGGCCGACTGTGCCGGTATCCAACATGTTTCACGTTCACATCAGCTTGCCCAAGGAGCGGTTGGAGCCTATCCTGCTCGCCGTGTGCGAGGAGACGGGAGTGGGGCTCTCGCATTATGTTCGGGAGGTAGACGAGGCTACCAGCTACTATGAGGTCAGCCTCGGCGACCGCTATGCGACGATCCCGAAGGAAAAGCTGCAAAACGTCTTTCAGGTGCTCGATCAGAAGTTAAGAGAGGCTTTGCAGGCGTAG
- a CDS encoding bifunctional transcriptional activator/DNA repair enzyme AdaA, which produces MELGVTEERWKAIITNDASYDDQFFYAVKTTGIFCRPSCKSKPPRWGNVRIFQQASEAIREEFRPCKRCKPTGQRLPDREWVAQITNYIDAHYSEKLTLAHLADMCHGSPYHLHRTFKRIKEMTPVEYIQQKRIDKAKELLAHSGKPIAAISAEVGVPNTPYFITLFKKTTGQTPSEYRQNQLHGNQ; this is translated from the coding sequence ATGGAGCTGGGTGTCACCGAAGAGAGATGGAAAGCGATCATCACCAACGATGCGTCCTATGACGACCAGTTTTTTTACGCAGTGAAAACGACCGGAATTTTTTGTCGGCCATCGTGCAAGTCGAAGCCGCCAAGATGGGGCAATGTCCGGATTTTTCAGCAGGCGAGCGAGGCGATTCGCGAAGAGTTTCGTCCGTGCAAAAGGTGCAAGCCTACGGGACAGCGTTTGCCCGATCGGGAATGGGTCGCGCAAATCACCAACTATATCGACGCTCACTACAGCGAAAAGCTGACGTTGGCCCACCTGGCAGACATGTGTCACGGCAGTCCCTATCATTTGCATCGGACATTCAAGCGGATCAAGGAAATGACCCCTGTGGAATACATTCAGCAAAAACGGATCGACAAGGCGAAGGAACTGCTGGCGCACTCTGGCAAGCCGATTGCCGCGATTTCTGCGGAGGTAGGCGTGCCGAATACGCCGTATTTTATCACGCTGTTCAAAAAAACAACGGGACAGACGCCGAGCGAATACCGCCAAAACCAACTGCACGGGAACCAATAA